The following proteins are encoded in a genomic region of Hippopotamus amphibius kiboko isolate mHipAmp2 chromosome 8, mHipAmp2.hap2, whole genome shotgun sequence:
- the TCHP gene encoding trichoplein keratin filament-binding protein isoform X1, translated as MALPTLPSSWCSRRLPDQQAARQRRREQEAQLRQQWDQNSRYFKVSDICSSKQAAWSSKASYQRSMHAYQREKMKEEGRKRLEARRQRLRRLLVEEQDLLARELKELRLSMNLRERNIRERHGNLKSAREEQRKLTAEQLLYEHWKKNDPRLREIELDLHKKHVINSWETQKEEKKQQEAAEEEKEKRYENEYETARREALERMKAEEERRQLESKLLAEALRQQMEELKVKEMEATKLKKEQENLLKQRWELQRLEEERKQMAALRQKAELGRFLRHQYNVQLNRRTQQIQEELEADKRILQALLEEEDENQRAHLARREQALADVAWMKRVIEEQLQLERAREAELQMLLREEAKEMWEKREAEWARERSARDRLMSEVLTGRQQQVQEKIEQNRRAQEESLRHREQLIRDLEEARESARREKEESEELKSARKQELEAQVAERQLQAWEVDQQEEEEEEEAKQAEQLTDALLQQEAKMMAEQGYHPKPYGHPRIAWN; from the exons ATGGCACTCCCCACACTGCCCTCTTCCTGGTGCAGCCGGAGGCTCCCAGATCAGCAGGCTGCACGACAGCGACGCCGGGAGCAGGAGGCCCAGCTTCGGCAGCAGTGGGATCAGAACAGCCGCTACTTCAAGGTGTCTGACATCTGCAGCTCCAAACAGGCAGCATGGAGCTCCAAGGCCTCCTACCAGCGGAG CATGCATGCCTACCAGCGTGAGAAgatgaaggaggaggggaggaagcgTCTGGAGGCCCGAAGACAGAGACTCAGGCGGCTTCTGGTGGAGGAGCAGGACCTGCTGGCCAGAGAACTGAAGGAGCTGAGGCTGAGCATGAACTTGAGGGAAAGAAACATCCGGGAGCGGCACGGGAACCTGAAGTCTGCCCGAGAGGAGCAAAGGAAACTG ACTGCTGAACAACTTTTGTAtgaacactggaaaaaaaatgacccCAGACTTCGAGAG ATTGAATTGGACCTGCACAAGAAGCATGTGATAAACTCTTGGGAAacgcagaaagaggaaaaaaaacag CAAGAAGCTGccgaagaggaaaaggaaaaacggTACGAAAATGAATATGAAACGGCCCGACGAGAAGCGCTGGAACGGATGAaagcagaagaggagaggaggcaaCTAGAGAGTAAGCTGCTGGCAGAGGCGCTGCGCCAGCAGATGGAGGAGCTGAAGGTGAAGGAGATGGAG GCCACCAAACTGAAGAAGGAGCAGGAAAATCTGCTGAAGCAGCGCTGGGAGCTGCAGAggctggaggaagagaggaagcagaTGGCAGCCTTGCGGCAGAAGGCGGAGCTGGG acGCTTTTTGAGACATCAGTATAACGTGCAACTCAACAGACGTACACAGCAGATCCAAGAGGAACTG GAGGCAGACAAGCGTATCCTGCAGGCGTtgctggaggaggaggacgagaaCCAGCGTGCACACCTGGCCCGGCGGGAGCAGGCCCTGGCTGACGTGGCCTGGATGAAGCGGGTCATCGAGGAGCAGCTGCAGCTGGAGAGGGCGCGGGAGGCGGAGCTGCAGATGCTGTTGAG GGAGGAGGCCAAGGAaatgtgggagaagagagaggccGAGTGGGCCCGTGAGAGGAGCGCTCGAGACCGGCTGATGAGCGAG GTTCTGACAGGGAGACAACAACAAGTACAGGAAAAGATTGAACAAAATCGACGGGCGCAAGAGGAATCCCTGAGACACAGAGAGCAACTTATTCGAGATCTTGAGGAGGCAAGAGAGTCAGCTCGTCGTGAGAAAGAGGAGAGCGAAGAGCTGAAATCAGCCAGGAAGCAGGAGCTGGAAGCCCAG GTTGCAGAGCGCCAGCTGCAGGCGTGGGAAGTGgaccagcaggaggaggaggaggaagaggaggcgaAGCAGGCAGAGCAGCTCACGGAtgccctgctgcagcaggaggcgAAGATGATGGCCGAACAGGGCTACCATCCCAAG ccTTATGGACATCCCAGAATCGCTTGGAACTGA
- the TCHP gene encoding trichoplein keratin filament-binding protein isoform X2 produces the protein MALPTLPSSWCSRRLPDQQAARQRRREQEAQLRQQWDQNSRYFKVSDICSSKQAAWSSKASYQRSMHAYQREKMKEEGRKRLEARRQRLRRLLVEEQDLLARELKELRLSMNLRERNIRERHGNLKSAREEQRKLTAEQLLYEHWKKNDPRLREIELDLHKKHVINSWETQKEEKKQQEAAEEEKEKRYENEYETARREALERMKAEEERRQLESKLLAEALRQQMEELKATKLKKEQENLLKQRWELQRLEEERKQMAALRQKAELGRFLRHQYNVQLNRRTQQIQEELEADKRILQALLEEEDENQRAHLARREQALADVAWMKRVIEEQLQLERAREAELQMLLREEAKEMWEKREAEWARERSARDRLMSEVLTGRQQQVQEKIEQNRRAQEESLRHREQLIRDLEEARESARREKEESEELKSARKQELEAQVAERQLQAWEVDQQEEEEEEEAKQAEQLTDALLQQEAKMMAEQGYHPKPYGHPRIAWN, from the exons ATGGCACTCCCCACACTGCCCTCTTCCTGGTGCAGCCGGAGGCTCCCAGATCAGCAGGCTGCACGACAGCGACGCCGGGAGCAGGAGGCCCAGCTTCGGCAGCAGTGGGATCAGAACAGCCGCTACTTCAAGGTGTCTGACATCTGCAGCTCCAAACAGGCAGCATGGAGCTCCAAGGCCTCCTACCAGCGGAG CATGCATGCCTACCAGCGTGAGAAgatgaaggaggaggggaggaagcgTCTGGAGGCCCGAAGACAGAGACTCAGGCGGCTTCTGGTGGAGGAGCAGGACCTGCTGGCCAGAGAACTGAAGGAGCTGAGGCTGAGCATGAACTTGAGGGAAAGAAACATCCGGGAGCGGCACGGGAACCTGAAGTCTGCCCGAGAGGAGCAAAGGAAACTG ACTGCTGAACAACTTTTGTAtgaacactggaaaaaaaatgacccCAGACTTCGAGAG ATTGAATTGGACCTGCACAAGAAGCATGTGATAAACTCTTGGGAAacgcagaaagaggaaaaaaaacag CAAGAAGCTGccgaagaggaaaaggaaaaacggTACGAAAATGAATATGAAACGGCCCGACGAGAAGCGCTGGAACGGATGAaagcagaagaggagaggaggcaaCTAGAGAGTAAGCTGCTGGCAGAGGCGCTGCGCCAGCAGATGGAGGAGCTGAAG GCCACCAAACTGAAGAAGGAGCAGGAAAATCTGCTGAAGCAGCGCTGGGAGCTGCAGAggctggaggaagagaggaagcagaTGGCAGCCTTGCGGCAGAAGGCGGAGCTGGG acGCTTTTTGAGACATCAGTATAACGTGCAACTCAACAGACGTACACAGCAGATCCAAGAGGAACTG GAGGCAGACAAGCGTATCCTGCAGGCGTtgctggaggaggaggacgagaaCCAGCGTGCACACCTGGCCCGGCGGGAGCAGGCCCTGGCTGACGTGGCCTGGATGAAGCGGGTCATCGAGGAGCAGCTGCAGCTGGAGAGGGCGCGGGAGGCGGAGCTGCAGATGCTGTTGAG GGAGGAGGCCAAGGAaatgtgggagaagagagaggccGAGTGGGCCCGTGAGAGGAGCGCTCGAGACCGGCTGATGAGCGAG GTTCTGACAGGGAGACAACAACAAGTACAGGAAAAGATTGAACAAAATCGACGGGCGCAAGAGGAATCCCTGAGACACAGAGAGCAACTTATTCGAGATCTTGAGGAGGCAAGAGAGTCAGCTCGTCGTGAGAAAGAGGAGAGCGAAGAGCTGAAATCAGCCAGGAAGCAGGAGCTGGAAGCCCAG GTTGCAGAGCGCCAGCTGCAGGCGTGGGAAGTGgaccagcaggaggaggaggaggaagaggaggcgaAGCAGGCAGAGCAGCTCACGGAtgccctgctgcagcaggaggcgAAGATGATGGCCGAACAGGGCTACCATCCCAAG ccTTATGGACATCCCAGAATCGCTTGGAACTGA